The nucleotide sequence TCGGGAATTTTGGGCCGTCCGTCCGAAAAGCGCTCCCCTTTCCACTCCGAAGTCAGAAAAATTAGTTCGTCTTTCGGAATTGTCTGGGCTAACGCAGAGCCGGCAAAGCAAAAAACGGCAAGGAGCAAAGCCGGAAACGTAATTCTAAATTTCATTGGTCTGTTTGGGTTTTGACACGACAAGATTTCAAAGCGAATATTGGTAAACAAAAAATCAAAAAACAATAAACGCAGATGGTCCTTGTTTTTTGATTTTTGCCTGTTCAGATCGCAGATTCACCGCCTGGTTACGTATCAATGGCCCTTTGCCAGATACGCTTCCAGGTCTTTATCCGTAATGGCCAGTTTCTTGGGATACTTGGCTACCCAGGCCCGGAAATCATTCTTTATCTTGTCGGACCAGTCGCCGTGAATTTCGCCGGACGGGTATTTGCTCTGCTGCAGGAGAACCCGCTCGAATTCATCGCGCAGGGCGGTCATTTCCGAGGCCGACACCAGACCCTCCACCAGGTGGGCCGGAATAAATACGACCCCATATTCATTGGCAAAGACCACATCGCCCGGCAGCACGCTCACGTCGCCAATGCGAATAGGGGCGTTGATGGCGGTAGGCGTCATGTCTTTGATATATGACGGATCGTGGCCTTTTACCCAGGCGTTGAAGCCTTTAGTATCTTTCAACTCCTGCATATCCCGGACCGACCCGTAAAAGATAACCCCTTTACCGGTTTTGCCGTAGATGGCGTTGCCCAGGCTGGACCCAATCAGCGTACCATCTTTAATCTTACCATAGCCATCGGCTACGTAAATATCGCCTTTAGTCAAAATATCAATCGGCCAGATGTTGATCCCGCCCTTCTGCGAGCGGCCTTCAGCTTTCCCCTGGGCCCTGACCAGACTATCGAGGTCGGGCCGGGTCGGCATAAACTGCGCCGTTACGACGCGGCCGGTCATGGTTTCGCCGGGTTTCAGAATAATCCAGTTTTTTTCGACCTGATTCCGATACCCTTTGTTGCCCAGATAACCCCAGATTTGCTCCAGCGTGCAGTTCTGCAGTCGCTCCAGAACCAGGTCCGGTACGTGCGGCCGACCATCAGCAAACCGTTCGCCTTTCCAG is from Spirosoma taeanense and encodes:
- a CDS encoding RraA family protein translates to MIKRTLLALTIALTGSIVTQAQRVGSSPEYVKALTANWKGERFADGRPHVPDLVLERLQNCTLEQIWGYLGNKGYRNQVEKNWIILKPGETMTGRVVTAQFMPTRPDLDSLVRAQGKAEGRSQKGGINIWPIDILTKGDIYVADGYGKIKDGTLIGSSLGNAIYGKTGKGVIFYGSVRDMQELKDTKGFNAWVKGHDPSYIKDMTPTAINAPIRIGDVSVLPGDVVFANEYGVVFIPAHLVEGLVSASEMTALRDEFERVLLQQSKYPSGEIHGDWSDKIKNDFRAWVAKYPKKLAITDKDLEAYLAKGH